One genomic segment of Paenibacillus durus includes these proteins:
- a CDS encoding ABC transporter permease produces the protein MEGNTVGEAALVSSRSQEDGSRPKAAMTAQPGPPPSAAPAQNGRPRRRARKAAIFRVILPVLAGVLFLALWELQVIHKIFDLKKYQLPLPSAIAKAMGDNMSLLLSYTGYTLTEAVLGMLVGSALGFIIALAATAWPRWGGGSLTLVAALNAVPIVALAPIMNLWFGDGLGSRIAIVTATTMAAMAINAYKGMAAIDPLALDLMHSYAAPKSAVLRHLRIKNSLPYVFTALKINATASMIGAIVGEFFFSSRGLGYLLSNSIKVAKMPLGWSCIVLAAIAGVIFYLVVERLEKVFIRWHPSRRAS, from the coding sequence ATGGAAGGCAACACAGTTGGTGAAGCGGCGTTAGTTTCTTCTCGCAGCCAAGAGGATGGAAGCCGCCCGAAGGCCGCTATGACGGCCCAACCGGGTCCGCCGCCATCGGCGGCCCCCGCGCAGAACGGCAGGCCGCGCCGCCGTGCGCGGAAAGCTGCAATCTTTCGCGTCATTCTTCCTGTGCTCGCGGGCGTCCTGTTTCTGGCGCTGTGGGAGCTGCAGGTTATCCATAAGATATTTGATTTGAAGAAATACCAGCTTCCGCTGCCGTCGGCGATTGCGAAGGCGATGGGCGATAATATGAGCCTGCTGCTGTCTTATACGGGGTATACGCTCACTGAAGCGGTGCTGGGTATGCTTGTCGGCTCAGCGCTTGGTTTCATCATTGCCCTGGCCGCGACGGCCTGGCCGCGCTGGGGCGGCGGCAGCCTGACGCTGGTCGCCGCGCTGAACGCCGTTCCCATCGTGGCGCTCGCGCCGATCATGAACCTGTGGTTCGGCGATGGGTTAGGCTCCCGTATCGCCATTGTAACGGCGACGACGATGGCTGCGATGGCGATCAACGCCTACAAAGGAATGGCGGCGATCGATCCGCTGGCGCTGGATCTGATGCATTCTTACGCCGCTCCCAAATCGGCGGTGCTGCGCCACCTGCGGATCAAGAACAGCCTGCCCTATGTATTCACCGCGCTGAAAATCAACGCGACGGCAAGCATGATCGGGGCGATTGTCGGCGAATTCTTTTTCTCTTCGAGAGGGCTCGGTTATCTGCTGTCCAACTCCATTAAGGTTGCCAAAATGCCGCTTGGCTGGTCATGCATTGTGCTTGCGGCGATTGCCGGCGTCATTTTTTACCTGGTGGTGGAAAGGCTGGAGAAAGTGTTCATCCGCTGGCATCCTTCACGGCGGGCTTCATAA
- a CDS encoding CoA-acylating methylmalonate-semialdehyde dehydrogenase, whose amino-acid sequence MSLLVRQTEKVRNFINGQWVESSSGREEEVFNPATEEVIAYVPLSSREELDAAVAAAKAAFYSWKKVAVPRRARYFFEYQQLLLKHAEELAELITLENGKSLEEARGEVQRGIECVEFAAGAPTLMMGSQLPDIATGIESGMYRYPLGVVGGIAPFNFPMMVPCWMFPLAIACGNTFVLKPSERTPLLVGRLAELFAEAGFPPGVLNVVHGAHEVVNGMLEHEDIKAISFVGSQPVAEYVYKNGSAHGKRVQALAGAKNHSIVLPDADMDNAVKNITSAAFGSAGERCMACSVVVAHEEIADELVARLTAAADNLKIGSGLDAGVFLGPVIRKSNKERTVSYIETGEREKATLVRDGRKDAAAEGAGYFVGPTIFDHVKPGMTIWRDEIFAPVLAVIRVKDLAEAISVTNQSPFANGACIYTDSAKAIREFREEIDAGMLGVNLGVPAPMAFFPFSGYKKSFYGDLHANGRDGVEFYTRKKMITARY is encoded by the coding sequence ATGTCTCTGCTGGTCAGACAGACTGAGAAAGTGAGAAATTTTATCAACGGGCAATGGGTGGAGTCGTCCTCCGGGCGGGAGGAAGAAGTATTCAATCCCGCAACGGAGGAAGTGATCGCTTATGTGCCGCTGTCCAGTCGTGAGGAGCTGGATGCTGCGGTTGCTGCGGCAAAGGCAGCGTTTTACAGCTGGAAAAAGGTTGCTGTGCCCCGCCGGGCCCGTTACTTCTTCGAATACCAGCAGCTGCTGCTGAAGCATGCGGAAGAGCTTGCTGAACTGATTACGCTGGAGAATGGCAAGAGCCTCGAAGAAGCGCGCGGAGAAGTTCAGCGCGGCATCGAATGCGTCGAATTTGCCGCAGGCGCTCCTACCCTGATGATGGGCAGCCAGCTGCCGGACATTGCCACGGGCATCGAGTCGGGTATGTACCGCTATCCGCTCGGAGTTGTGGGCGGGATTGCGCCATTCAATTTCCCGATGATGGTGCCGTGCTGGATGTTCCCGCTGGCGATTGCTTGCGGCAATACGTTCGTGCTGAAGCCGTCAGAGCGGACGCCGCTGCTTGTGGGCCGTCTGGCTGAGCTGTTCGCGGAAGCGGGGTTCCCGCCCGGTGTGCTGAATGTCGTTCACGGGGCGCATGAGGTCGTTAACGGCATGCTGGAGCATGAGGATATCAAGGCGATATCCTTCGTCGGCTCCCAGCCGGTTGCGGAATACGTCTACAAGAACGGAAGCGCGCATGGCAAGAGGGTTCAGGCGCTGGCCGGAGCGAAGAACCACTCGATCGTTCTGCCTGATGCCGACATGGATAATGCGGTTAAGAACATCACATCGGCCGCCTTCGGCTCCGCCGGCGAGCGCTGCATGGCCTGCTCGGTCGTAGTTGCTCATGAAGAGATCGCCGACGAGCTGGTAGCTCGCCTGACAGCTGCCGCCGATAATCTCAAAATCGGCAGCGGCCTGGATGCCGGGGTGTTCCTGGGGCCGGTTATCCGGAAGTCCAACAAGGAAAGGACCGTATCGTACATTGAAACCGGGGAGAGGGAGAAAGCCACGCTTGTCCGTGACGGCAGGAAAGACGCCGCTGCCGAAGGAGCGGGTTACTTTGTCGGCCCGACGATATTCGATCATGTGAAGCCGGGGATGACGATTTGGCGGGACGAGATTTTTGCTCCGGTGCTGGCCGTCATTCGTGTGAAGGATCTGGCAGAGGCGATTTCCGTCACCAATCAGTCGCCGTTCGCTAACGGCGCTTGCATCTATACCGATAGCGCCAAGGCAATCCGCGAATTCCGCGAAGAGATCGACGCAGGCATGCTGGGAGTCAATTTGGGCGTACCTGCACCAATGGCTTTCTTCCCATTCTCGGGCTACAAGAAATCGTTCTACGGGGACCTGCATGCGAACGGACGCGACGGCGTAGAGTTCTATACACGCAAGAAAATGATCACAGCCCGTTACTAA
- a CDS encoding PucR family transcriptional regulator, translating to MDWELVFTIREALKRPLFADAKVVGGSSGLDRAIRWVHVLESASFESLIHGQEMILTTGIGMSADLPTSLEFLEYLIHKNAACLCIELGTYFSAVPEELVSLADQHDFPLIVFNRTVRFVDITLDLHSLIINRHHRMLGELESISREFHRLTLTSQGTVKVLQLLSRSTRTQILYMQLQGKPQFFPSLPPEEQEPLLRFFSAFYEEMEGVHQPDATPSFREFGGKTVALKPVGALDQTWAYILMVCPHKPQEFDCLLLDSASLSIAQELLRTRYMEERKLFSENLWVDELINGRIDDENRLKSLIGPDFGVVNELAYRVCLIEIENPRNVKWNSSENEWESITFHLSLVLRSIFEKYSLRPLITLKNNRLTVIALDIQSKVPGRTRLQQALEALQNIRSDEKLKDLQLVIGVGKSHTQLKNAPAGYREAVQALSLYPCHQKPTLFYEELGVFQLLLSLNDGKTLQNFIRTYLGPLIDHDQQKGSELLLTLRVYLDHDGSKQIAARKLFIVRQSLYYRLDKITELLGEDFMSPENRISIQVALRAYQFLYPEKLTLPSSRSVPL from the coding sequence CTTCGAGAGCTTGATTCACGGGCAGGAAATGATACTCACAACAGGCATCGGGATGAGTGCCGATCTCCCTACTTCTCTTGAGTTTCTGGAATATCTGATCCACAAGAACGCCGCTTGCCTGTGCATCGAGCTAGGGACTTATTTCAGCGCCGTGCCTGAAGAGCTGGTCTCCCTGGCGGATCAGCATGATTTTCCCCTTATCGTCTTCAACCGCACGGTTCGGTTCGTCGATATTACGCTCGATTTGCATTCGCTTATTATTAACCGCCATCACCGCATGCTTGGAGAACTGGAGAGCATTTCCCGCGAATTCCACCGGCTGACGCTGACCTCACAGGGAACGGTAAAGGTGCTGCAGCTGCTGTCCAGAAGCACGCGCACGCAAATTCTATACATGCAGCTTCAAGGCAAGCCGCAGTTCTTCCCCTCGCTGCCGCCGGAGGAGCAGGAGCCTCTGCTGCGCTTCTTCTCGGCTTTTTATGAAGAAATGGAAGGAGTCCATCAACCGGACGCCACTCCCAGCTTCCGCGAATTCGGAGGCAAGACGGTCGCGCTCAAGCCAGTCGGCGCTCTGGACCAGACATGGGCATACATTCTGATGGTATGCCCCCATAAACCGCAGGAGTTCGACTGTCTGCTGCTCGACTCCGCCTCGCTGTCCATCGCCCAGGAGCTGCTGCGCACACGCTACATGGAGGAGCGTAAGCTTTTTTCCGAAAATTTGTGGGTCGACGAATTGATCAACGGGCGCATTGACGATGAGAACCGGCTTAAGAGCCTGATCGGACCGGATTTCGGCGTTGTCAACGAGCTTGCTTATCGCGTATGCCTGATCGAGATCGAAAATCCCCGAAATGTAAAATGGAACAGCTCGGAAAATGAATGGGAGTCGATTACGTTTCACCTTTCACTTGTCCTGCGTTCCATTTTTGAGAAATATTCGCTCCGGCCGCTCATTACGCTTAAGAACAACCGTCTTACCGTCATTGCGCTGGACATTCAGTCCAAGGTGCCCGGGCGGACCCGGCTGCAGCAGGCGCTGGAGGCCCTGCAGAATATCCGCTCCGACGAGAAGCTGAAGGATCTTCAGCTCGTCATCGGCGTGGGCAAATCGCATACTCAGCTTAAAAATGCTCCAGCCGGCTACCGGGAAGCGGTGCAGGCGCTGTCGCTCTACCCCTGCCACCAGAAGCCGACCCTGTTCTACGAAGAGCTTGGCGTCTTCCAGCTGCTGCTGAGCCTGAACGACGGCAAGACGCTGCAGAACTTTATCCGCACCTATCTTGGTCCGCTGATCGATCATGACCAGCAGAAGGGCAGCGAGCTGCTGCTGACGCTGCGGGTCTATCTGGATCACGACGGGTCCAAGCAGATTGCGGCACGGAAGCTGTTCATCGTCAGACAATCACTGTATTACCGTCTGGATAAAATTACCGAGCTGCTCGGCGAGGACTTTATGTCGCCGGAGAACCGCATATCGATCCAGGTCGCCCTGCGGGCCTATCAGTTCCTGTATCCGGAAAAGCTTACTTTGCCCAGTTCCCGTTCAGTACCTCTGTGA
- a CDS encoding DUF72 domain-containing protein — protein MIKIGLTGFGDHDELYGKMKPADRLSAYSAHFSIVEIDSSFYAVQPVRNYVKWVSQTPDDFGFIVKAYQGMTGHLRGNKNYFDTAEDMFQAFHTSIEPVIAAGKLTMTLFQFPPWFNCTKENVDVLRETKERMLDVPCALEFRNSTWYSPEYRERTLAFMKKEGWIHTVVDEPQAGIGSIPIVSVATSPEATYVRMHGRNAKGWQQSSNPEWRKLRYLYRYSTEELTEWQDRLKELEKDSKNVYVVFNNNSAGDATPNAKELQALLGGDDSGLTPLQLDLFDHPS, from the coding sequence GTGATCAAGATCGGTTTGACGGGATTTGGCGATCATGATGAACTGTATGGAAAAATGAAGCCCGCAGACCGTTTGTCCGCTTACAGCGCACATTTTTCCATCGTGGAGATCGACAGCTCCTTCTATGCCGTTCAGCCGGTTAGAAATTACGTCAAATGGGTGAGCCAGACGCCTGACGATTTCGGGTTCATTGTCAAAGCCTATCAGGGAATGACCGGACATCTGCGGGGCAACAAGAATTACTTCGATACCGCCGAAGACATGTTCCAGGCGTTTCATACTTCCATAGAGCCCGTCATTGCGGCGGGCAAGCTGACGATGACGCTCTTCCAGTTCCCGCCGTGGTTTAATTGCACCAAGGAAAACGTGGATGTGCTGCGGGAGACGAAAGAAAGGATGCTGGATGTGCCCTGCGCGCTCGAATTCCGCAACTCCACCTGGTACAGCCCAGAATACCGGGAACGGACGCTGGCTTTTATGAAAAAAGAAGGCTGGATTCACACGGTGGTTGACGAGCCTCAGGCCGGAATCGGCTCCATTCCGATCGTATCCGTGGCAACTTCGCCGGAAGCGACCTACGTGCGAATGCATGGACGAAACGCCAAAGGCTGGCAGCAAAGCAGCAATCCCGAGTGGCGTAAGCTGCGGTATCTGTACCGCTACAGCACGGAAGAACTGACCGAATGGCAGGATCGGCTGAAAGAATTGGAGAAGGACTCGAAGAATGTGTATGTGGTCTTCAACAACAATTCGGCGGGCGATGCCACGCCTAATGCCAAAGAGCTTCAGGCTCTGCTTGGAGGAGACGATAGCGGACTAACACCGCTGCAGCTTGATCTGTTCGACCATCCATCATGA
- a CDS encoding ABC transporter ATP-binding protein has protein sequence MSLIAAKVPEIELENVEMRYQTDTAEVLALHQVSLDIAKGEFVSLLGPSGCGKTTLLRLMADLIEPTGGRVTVAGKSAKEARLAQKYGIVFQSPVLYDWRKVKDNITLPLELMGVKKARRDEKALELLELVGLKGFADKYPWQLSGGMQQRVAIARALSMEPEILLMDEPFSALDEFTRERLNEELLSVWSKVGNTVVFVTHSIPESIFLSDRVFVLSPHPGRLSAVVDIPLPRPRTAEMRNSPEFFDLIAGIRDSFEGV, from the coding sequence ATGTCACTTATTGCGGCAAAGGTTCCTGAAATTGAATTGGAAAATGTGGAGATGCGCTATCAGACAGATACGGCGGAAGTTCTGGCGCTGCATCAGGTGAGCCTGGATATTGCCAAGGGAGAATTCGTCTCGCTGCTTGGTCCGTCCGGCTGCGGCAAGACGACGCTGCTTCGGCTGATGGCCGATTTGATCGAGCCGACGGGAGGCCGGGTAACGGTAGCGGGCAAGAGCGCCAAAGAGGCGCGGCTCGCCCAGAAATACGGCATCGTCTTTCAAAGCCCCGTGCTGTACGACTGGCGTAAGGTGAAGGACAACATCACGCTGCCGCTGGAGCTGATGGGCGTCAAGAAAGCCCGCCGCGATGAGAAAGCGCTGGAGCTGCTGGAGCTTGTCGGCCTGAAGGGCTTCGCCGACAAATATCCTTGGCAGCTGAGCGGAGGGATGCAGCAGCGGGTGGCCATTGCCCGGGCGCTGTCGATGGAACCGGAAATCCTGCTTATGGATGAGCCGTTCTCTGCCCTAGACGAGTTTACGCGCGAGCGTCTGAACGAAGAGCTGTTATCCGTATGGAGCAAGGTGGGCAATACGGTTGTATTCGTTACTCACAGCATTCCCGAATCCATCTTCCTGTCTGACCGGGTCTTCGTGCTGTCTCCCCATCCGGGCCGCCTGTCGGCGGTGGTTGATATTCCTCTGCCGCGTCCGCGGACGGCCGAGATGAGAAACAGTCCGGAATTTTTTGATCTGATCGCAGGCATTCGCGACAGCTTCGAGGGAGTGTAA
- a CDS encoding aspartate aminotransferase family protein encodes MLKTGMESELAISKDRKYLWHHISPYSEANPPMIAASASGSWVTDIDGKKYLDGMSGLWCVNVGYGRKELAEAAYNQLLSLPYFPLTQSHMPAILLAEKLNEWLGDEYVIFFSNSGSEANEAAFKMVRQYHQQTGQHYRHKFIARYRGYHGNSFGALSATGQAQRKYKYEPLSGGFLHVAPPDSYRRPAGQSVEEFNLLMAQQIEDTIVWEGAETVGAVIMEPVITGGGVIVPHQVYMDRVQEICKKHGVLLIIDEVICGFGRSGRKFGHHNFGVKPDIVTMAKGLTSAYLPLSATAVRKEIYEVFKDNSDDYGYFRHINTFGGNPAACALGLRNLEIMEQENLVERGDLLGQRLSAGLSGLLGHKLVGDVRSFGLITGVELVADKTTKEPAPLDTVKGIIADCKAKGLIIGKNGDTVAGYNNVLTFAPPLASTDEDIQFILDTFTEVLNGNWAK; translated from the coding sequence ATGCTCAAAACGGGGATGGAGAGCGAACTTGCAATCAGCAAAGACCGGAAGTATCTGTGGCATCACATTTCGCCTTACAGCGAAGCCAATCCGCCGATGATCGCCGCGTCCGCCAGCGGTTCCTGGGTTACCGATATCGACGGAAAGAAATATCTGGACGGCATGTCGGGCCTGTGGTGCGTCAATGTGGGCTACGGGCGCAAGGAACTGGCTGAAGCTGCATATAATCAACTGCTCAGCCTGCCTTATTTTCCGCTGACGCAGAGCCATATGCCGGCCATTCTGCTGGCGGAGAAGCTGAACGAATGGCTGGGAGATGAATATGTGATCTTCTTCTCCAACAGCGGGTCGGAAGCGAATGAGGCCGCCTTTAAAATGGTGCGCCAGTATCACCAGCAGACCGGACAGCATTACCGGCACAAGTTCATTGCCCGTTACCGGGGCTATCACGGCAATTCCTTCGGCGCCCTGTCCGCGACAGGCCAGGCTCAGCGCAAATACAAATACGAACCGCTCAGCGGGGGCTTCCTGCATGTGGCCCCGCCCGACAGCTACCGCCGTCCCGCCGGGCAGTCGGTAGAGGAATTCAACCTCTTGATGGCTCAGCAGATCGAGGACACCATTGTCTGGGAGGGCGCTGAGACGGTCGGGGCGGTCATCATGGAGCCGGTGATTACCGGCGGCGGTGTCATTGTGCCGCATCAGGTCTATATGGACCGCGTGCAGGAAATTTGCAAGAAGCACGGCGTGCTGCTCATTATCGACGAAGTCATCTGCGGCTTCGGCCGGTCGGGGCGTAAATTCGGGCACCATAACTTCGGCGTGAAGCCGGATATTGTGACGATGGCCAAAGGGCTGACCAGCGCCTATCTTCCGCTGTCGGCGACCGCCGTCCGCAAAGAAATTTACGAAGTCTTTAAGGATAACAGCGACGACTACGGCTACTTCCGCCATATCAATACGTTCGGCGGCAATCCGGCCGCCTGCGCCCTGGGGCTGCGCAATCTGGAAATCATGGAGCAGGAGAACCTCGTCGAACGCGGCGACCTGCTGGGCCAGCGGCTGAGCGCCGGACTGTCCGGGCTACTCGGGCACAAGCTGGTCGGCGACGTCCGCAGCTTCGGCCTGATCACCGGCGTCGAGCTTGTGGCGGATAAGACGACCAAGGAGCCGGCTCCGCTGGATACCGTAAAAGGCATCATCGCCGATTGCAAGGCCAAGGGTCTCATTATCGGCAAGAACGGCGATACGGTAGCGGGCTACAACAATGTACTAACCTTTGCCCCTCCGCTTGCCTCGACCGACGAGGACATCCAGTTCATCCTGGACACGTTCACAGAGGTACTGAACGGGAACTGGGCAAAGTAA
- a CDS encoding ABC transporter permease has translation MKGNSMLAKGRFLPLLVWVAGLLIVWEALSWVLLNVVHTPLAQSKLPYVHELVATLFQYAGALLKEGAATFGNAAIGFLLGAAAGVLLAVLMSVSKTIEQLTFPYAVASQMIPILGLAPIIYGIVRDEQISRIIISGYITFFPVSLNMLRGLRSVNLSALELMHSYAAKPWAVYWKLRLPAALPGLFSGLKIAAPLAVTGAILVELMGAQHGIGVIMLRNLYYGPSHTYMFWSTIVVGALLGMASYGLMSLIERLVAPWQPEFRPKGGSR, from the coding sequence ATGAAAGGAAACAGCATGCTGGCCAAAGGGCGGTTTCTGCCTCTGCTTGTCTGGGTCGCAGGGCTGCTGATTGTCTGGGAGGCCCTGTCGTGGGTGCTGCTGAACGTCGTGCATACGCCGCTGGCCCAATCGAAGCTGCCCTATGTGCATGAACTGGTTGCGACGCTCTTTCAATACGCAGGCGCACTGCTGAAAGAGGGAGCCGCGACCTTCGGGAACGCCGCCATCGGCTTCCTGCTCGGCGCCGCCGCGGGGGTGCTGCTCGCGGTGCTGATGAGCGTGTCGAAGACGATCGAGCAGCTTACCTTCCCCTACGCAGTCGCTTCGCAGATGATTCCGATTCTGGGCCTTGCCCCGATCATCTACGGCATCGTCCGCGACGAGCAGATCTCGCGGATCATTATCTCGGGTTATATTACGTTCTTTCCTGTGTCGCTCAATATGCTGCGGGGACTGCGAAGTGTCAATCTCTCGGCTCTGGAGCTGATGCATTCTTACGCGGCCAAACCTTGGGCCGTCTACTGGAAGCTCCGGCTTCCCGCCGCTCTTCCCGGCCTGTTCAGCGGGCTGAAGATCGCCGCTCCGCTTGCGGTTACCGGAGCGATTCTCGTCGAACTGATGGGCGCACAGCATGGGATCGGCGTCATTATGCTGCGCAATCTGTATTACGGTCCTTCTCATACTTACATGTTCTGGTCGACCATTGTGGTCGGTGCGTTACTCGGCATGGCAAGCTATGGGCTCATGAGCCTGATCGAGCGGCTCGTCGCTCCGTGGCAGCCTGAATTCCGTCCGAAAGGGGGCAGCCGCTGA
- a CDS encoding ABC transporter substrate-binding protein: MSVKNRKFRGVLLMAVMALLLSVLAGCGGNNSSSGSEPSASAGSSAAPAASTAPAADPVPVKLQLKWVPQAQFAGYYVALSKGYYKDEGLDVQILPGGPDIVPEQQVAGGSADIGVDWVASLLTSQEQEMPLVQIAQIYQKSGLVLVSKKSANINSPADLKGKRVGNWMGGNEFELLALFDKYKLDSNKDIKFTKQGFTMDQFLGGELDAASAMTYNEYQVVLESGVKAEDLNVIDMNDEGVAMLEDNLFANKEWLAANKETAAKFVRASLKGWKDAIADPAAAVDIVMEQAEAGSTTKEHQLKMMEEVAKLIQPEGFDISKLGYTDEAAFKQTADIAFKFGVIKKEANLSEAYTNEIMDMASK, encoded by the coding sequence ATGAGCGTAAAAAACAGAAAATTTCGCGGTGTGCTGTTAATGGCGGTAATGGCGCTATTGCTGTCGGTTCTTGCAGGTTGCGGGGGTAATAATAGTTCTTCGGGAAGTGAGCCGTCTGCTTCCGCAGGAAGCTCGGCTGCTCCGGCAGCAAGCACAGCGCCTGCTGCGGACCCGGTTCCGGTCAAGCTGCAGCTGAAATGGGTGCCGCAGGCTCAATTTGCCGGGTATTACGTCGCGCTCAGCAAAGGCTACTACAAGGACGAAGGTCTGGACGTTCAAATCCTGCCCGGCGGACCGGATATCGTGCCTGAGCAGCAGGTTGCGGGCGGATCGGCCGACATCGGCGTCGATTGGGTAGCGAGTTTGCTGACAAGCCAAGAGCAGGAAATGCCGCTGGTGCAAATCGCCCAGATTTACCAAAAGAGCGGTCTCGTACTGGTCTCCAAGAAATCGGCGAATATCAACAGTCCGGCTGATCTGAAAGGCAAACGGGTCGGCAACTGGATGGGCGGCAACGAGTTCGAGCTGCTAGCGCTGTTCGACAAATACAAGCTCGATTCGAACAAAGATATCAAATTTACGAAACAAGGCTTTACCATGGACCAATTCCTGGGCGGCGAGCTGGACGCGGCTTCCGCGATGACGTACAACGAATACCAGGTTGTGCTTGAGTCGGGCGTCAAAGCCGAAGATCTGAATGTCATCGACATGAACGACGAGGGCGTTGCCATGCTGGAAGACAATCTGTTCGCCAACAAGGAATGGCTGGCAGCCAATAAAGAGACGGCGGCGAAATTCGTCCGCGCTTCGCTTAAAGGCTGGAAGGATGCCATCGCCGATCCGGCGGCGGCAGTGGATATTGTGATGGAACAGGCGGAAGCCGGCAGCACGACGAAAGAACATCAGCTGAAAATGATGGAGGAAGTCGCAAAATTGATTCAGCCAGAAGGCTTCGACATCTCCAAGCTGGGCTACACAGACGAAGCCGCATTCAAGCAAACCGCAGATATCGCCTTTAAGTTTGGTGTAATCAAGAAAGAGGCCAATCTGTCCGAGGCGTACACGAACGAAATTATGGACATGGCTTCTAAATAA